A single Ketogulonicigenium vulgare WSH-001 DNA region contains:
- the motA gene encoding flagellar motor stator protein MotA yields the protein MFGLVGIVVVFVMVFGGYLLSGGKMGIVIAALPFEMMIIFGAAVGAFLLANSIGIVKATLKALPLVFRGARWKANDYRDLLVLLFELIRLARANPVALEEHIEQPRASSIFAQYPRILADHEAVSLICDTLRAAGMNYDDPMQVEEVLEKRLEASRHHALQPVHALQTMADGLPALGIVAAVLGVIKTMSSIDEPPAVLGKMIGGALVGTFLGVFLAYGFVGPMAARLQSICDEDAHFYQLIREVLVANLYQHAPPLCIEVGRQSTPENLRPGFADLEMVLKASKEAA from the coding sequence ATGTTTGGGCTGGTTGGAATTGTGGTCGTCTTTGTGATGGTCTTTGGCGGATATCTTTTGTCCGGCGGCAAAATGGGCATCGTGATTGCCGCCCTTCCGTTCGAGATGATGATCATCTTTGGCGCTGCCGTTGGGGCATTTTTGCTGGCAAACAGCATCGGGATTGTGAAGGCGACGCTGAAAGCCCTGCCGCTGGTGTTTAGGGGCGCGCGCTGGAAAGCCAATGATTACCGCGATTTGCTGGTTCTGCTGTTTGAGCTGATCCGCCTTGCCCGCGCAAATCCTGTCGCGCTTGAGGAACACATCGAGCAGCCCAGGGCCTCGTCGATTTTCGCGCAATACCCGCGCATTCTGGCCGATCATGAGGCCGTCAGCCTGATCTGCGATACCTTGCGGGCCGCTGGCATGAATTATGACGATCCGATGCAGGTCGAGGAGGTCTTGGAAAAGCGCCTAGAGGCCAGTCGCCACCACGCGCTGCAACCCGTCCATGCGTTGCAAACCATGGCGGATGGACTGCCCGCGCTGGGCATCGTTGCGGCGGTTCTGGGGGTGATCAAAACCATGTCCTCGATTGATGAGCCGCCTGCGGTGCTGGGCAAGATGATTGGCGGCGCGCTGGTTGGCACGTTTCTCGGGGTTTTTCTGGCCTATGGTTTCGTTGGCCCGATGGCCGCACGGCTGCAATCCATCTGCGACGAGGACGCGCATTTCTATCAGCTTATCCGCGAGGTGCTGGTCGCCAATCTCTATCAACATGCGCCGCCCCTGTGCATCGAGGTTGGGCGGCAAAGCACGCCCGAAAACCTGCGCCCCGGCTTTGCCGATCTGGAAATGGTGTTGAAGGCCAGCAAGGAGGCGGCATAG
- the flhA gene encoding flagellar biosynthesis protein FlhA — translation MIMDMRNLFSPTVALALALLTVIIMMVLPMPSWVLDIGLAVSFSLAILIFTVTLFVERPLDFSSFPTVLLASLLLRLSLSVSSTKLIIGQGHTGTDAAGHVIEGFANFVMGGSIMLGLVIFCVLLIVNFMVINKGAARMAEVGARFALDAMPGKQLAIDADMASGAIDHAEARARREREQAETTFFGSLDGASKFVKGDAVAGLLITALTLVAGLASGVFVQGMAIGQAFETYAILTVGDGLVSQIPAVIISVASALLLARGGANGAVDLALIGQLGRQPAPLFTVAALMLVLALVPGLPTLPFLGAALALGYGGYLSSRALKSRQKAKSQPQIQPAAPPRTMGDVMDIDDIHVEFAPDLVEMVLDPATGLDARIATMRNHVATAFGLLLPEIRLTDNPALPVGSYVVLVQGVEQARAVLRPGRMLALLPSPEAAAPSGEDVREPVYGAPARWIAPDVQADAALLGMTTVQPAEVLATHLLEVIKRNFARLMTHKALRKRLDEMVNLSDTPRADANRKFIDEMVPDRVPVDLLLAVLRLLLDERVSIRNLPLIIESVAEARALAANPEAVAEHVRQRLGFQLVAELRRADGTIPLVQLAPEWEEIFTTYQIGADRSVQDVALPPEEFNRLATAIADRIGAASDQNSYPALVTSGRRRRFLRTVLQAKGIPNPVLSFEEIGVDARPALVGVVAA, via the coding sequence ATGATCATGGATATGCGCAACCTTTTCAGCCCGACTGTCGCACTCGCACTGGCGCTGCTGACCGTTATTATCATGATGGTGCTGCCCATGCCGTCCTGGGTGCTGGATATCGGCCTTGCGGTGTCATTTTCCTTGGCGATTTTGATCTTTACCGTCACGCTATTTGTCGAGCGTCCGCTGGATTTTTCCTCCTTCCCGACCGTGCTGTTGGCGTCACTGCTATTGCGATTGTCACTGTCGGTCTCCTCGACAAAACTGATCATCGGGCAGGGTCATACCGGCACCGATGCAGCTGGACATGTCATTGAGGGCTTTGCAAATTTCGTCATGGGCGGCTCGATCATGCTGGGGCTTGTGATCTTTTGCGTGCTGCTGATCGTGAATTTTATGGTCATCAACAAAGGCGCCGCCCGCATGGCCGAGGTGGGCGCCCGTTTCGCGCTGGATGCGATGCCCGGCAAGCAATTGGCGATTGATGCAGATATGGCCTCGGGCGCGATCGACCATGCCGAGGCCCGCGCCCGGCGCGAGCGTGAGCAGGCCGAGACAACGTTCTTTGGCTCGCTCGACGGCGCGTCGAAATTTGTCAAAGGCGATGCCGTTGCGGGGCTGTTGATTACCGCGCTGACGCTGGTCGCGGGGCTGGCATCAGGCGTTTTTGTGCAAGGGATGGCGATTGGTCAGGCTTTTGAAACCTATGCCATTTTAACGGTTGGGGACGGGTTGGTCAGTCAAATTCCGGCGGTGATCATCTCGGTCGCATCGGCGCTTTTGCTGGCGCGGGGCGGCGCGAACGGGGCGGTGGATTTGGCGCTAATCGGCCAGCTTGGCCGCCAGCCCGCACCACTTTTCACCGTTGCGGCGCTGATGCTGGTTCTGGCGCTGGTGCCCGGCCTGCCCACGCTGCCTTTCCTTGGTGCTGCGCTGGCGCTGGGCTATGGCGGTTATCTCAGCTCGCGTGCCCTGAAATCCCGGCAAAAGGCGAAATCGCAGCCGCAGATCCAGCCCGCCGCACCGCCGCGCACCATGGGCGACGTGATGGATATCGACGATATCCATGTCGAATTTGCCCCCGATCTTGTTGAAATGGTGCTGGATCCTGCCACCGGGCTGGACGCGCGGATTGCGACGATGCGCAACCATGTGGCGACAGCCTTTGGATTGCTGCTGCCCGAGATCCGGCTAACGGATAACCCGGCGCTGCCGGTCGGTAGCTATGTCGTTTTGGTGCAAGGGGTAGAACAGGCCCGCGCCGTGCTGCGCCCCGGCCGTATGTTGGCGCTGCTGCCCAGCCCCGAGGCGGCGGCCCCCAGCGGCGAGGATGTGAGGGAGCCCGTCTATGGCGCGCCGGCGCGCTGGATCGCACCGGATGTGCAGGCCGATGCCGCGCTGCTGGGCATGACCACCGTCCAGCCTGCCGAAGTTCTGGCGACCCATCTGCTAGAGGTGATCAAGCGCAACTTTGCCCGCCTGATGACGCATAAGGCGCTGCGTAAGCGGCTGGATGAAATGGTAAATCTGTCAGATACACCGCGCGCTGATGCCAATCGAAAATTCATTGACGAGATGGTTCCAGACCGCGTCCCGGTTGATCTGCTGTTGGCTGTGCTGCGCCTGCTGTTGGACGAACGTGTCTCAATCCGTAACCTGCCGCTGATCATCGAATCCGTGGCCGAAGCCCGCGCATTGGCTGCAAATCCGGAGGCTGTCGCCGAACATGTCCGTCAACGTCTTGGTTTCCAATTGGTGGCCGAGCTGCGCCGCGCCGACGGCACCATTCCATTGGTGCAGCTTGCGCCAGAATGGGAGGAGATTTTCACCACCTATCAGATCGGTGCCGATCGCAGCGTACAAGACGTCGCGCTGCCGCCCGAGGAATTCAACCGCCTAGCTACTGCGATTGCCGACCGGATCGGCGCCGCCAGTGATCAAAACAGCTACCCCGCTTTGGTCACATCGGGGCGGCGACGGCGCTTCCTGCGCACTGTTTTGCAGGCGAAAGGCATCCCCAATCCGGTCCTGTCGTTCGAGGAAATCGGCGTAGACGCCCGGCCCGCCTTGGTCGGTGTGGTTGCCGCATGA
- a CDS encoding flagellar biosynthetic protein FliR, with protein sequence MSALHPLAALLEPVGFAAFLVFLRAGAFCALLPAFGEQTLPLRLRLSVAIAMTMITLPAVLPLMPPPPVQISQMGALLLTEIGAGLIFGLSLRLLVWALETAGAIAAQSVGVAQIFGPGMTAEPSSAFSQIFIMAGFALACAMGLPVQAVAMMIGSYNVISPGIFPAPDMLAQAILPGFSESFSLAVRLAAPFFIAGLLYNLTLGFVNRAMPQMMVTFVGAPALTGIGIVLLLLASPVLLGIWVRALGAAFGIPFGVAP encoded by the coding sequence ATGAGCGCGTTGCATCCCTTGGCGGCGCTACTGGAGCCGGTTGGTTTTGCGGCCTTTCTTGTTTTTCTGCGGGCGGGTGCATTTTGTGCGTTGCTGCCTGCCTTTGGCGAGCAAACCCTGCCGCTTCGGCTGCGCCTCAGTGTTGCGATCGCAATGACAATGATCACGCTGCCCGCTGTTTTGCCGCTAATGCCGCCGCCGCCCGTGCAGATCTCTCAGATGGGCGCGCTGCTGCTGACTGAAATTGGGGCAGGGCTGATATTTGGTCTCAGCCTGCGACTGCTGGTCTGGGCGTTGGAAACAGCCGGTGCCATTGCCGCGCAATCGGTGGGTGTGGCGCAGATTTTTGGGCCGGGCATGACGGCGGAACCCTCGAGTGCCTTTAGCCAGATTTTCATTATGGCAGGTTTTGCGCTGGCCTGCGCGATGGGGCTGCCCGTGCAGGCGGTTGCGATGATGATCGGCAGCTATAACGTGATCAGCCCCGGTATTTTTCCAGCGCCAGATATGTTGGCCCAAGCGATATTGCCCGGATTTAGCGAGAGTTTTTCGCTGGCCGTCCGGCTGGCCGCGCCCTTTTTCATTGCGGGGCTGCTTTATAACCTGACGCTTGGTTTTGTGAATCGTGCCATGCCGCAGATGATGGTGACCTTTGTCGGCGCGCCGGCGCTGACGGGGATTGGTATCGTGCTGCTATTGCTGGCAAGCCCCGTTCTGCTTGGCATTTGGGTCCGGGCCTTGGGCGCTGCCTTTGGGATACCATTTGGCGTGGCGCCATGA
- a CDS encoding transglycosylase SLT domain-containing protein: MWRLVFCAALLWSGAALADQCTDAANRAAQRHGVPPPVLIAVSKAETGRHRDGRLEPWAWTINHAGRGYWLDSRADALTQARNLLAQGETNFDSGCFQINWRWHGQAFSDVSQLFDPDQSADYAARFIRRLYDELGNWSVAAGAYHSRTPALAAHYRQRFDQILTAMNDPAAGTATRALRVNTFPLLQSSGAPRGLGSLMPGRS; this comes from the coding sequence ATGTGGCGTCTGGTTTTCTGCGCGGCTCTGCTGTGGTCTGGCGCGGCGCTTGCCGACCAATGCACCGATGCCGCCAATCGCGCCGCACAGCGCCACGGTGTCCCGCCACCGGTGCTGATCGCCGTGTCAAAGGCCGAGACCGGACGACATCGCGACGGCAGGTTAGAGCCTTGGGCCTGGACGATAAATCATGCGGGGCGAGGCTACTGGCTCGACAGTCGCGCCGACGCGCTGACGCAGGCCCGCAACCTGCTGGCGCAGGGAGAGACGAATTTTGATAGCGGTTGTTTTCAGATCAACTGGCGATGGCATGGGCAGGCTTTTTCGGATGTCAGTCAGCTTTTCGACCCGGATCAAAGTGCGGATTACGCCGCGCGTTTCATCCGCCGTCTTTATGACGAATTGGGCAATTGGTCGGTGGCGGCAGGCGCTTATCACTCGCGCACGCCTGCGTTGGCGGCGCACTACCGTCAGAGGTTTGATCAGATTTTGACCGCGATGAATGACCCTGCTGCGGGCACAGCAACGCGGGCGCTGCGGGTCAATACATTTCCACTGCTGCAATCCTCGGGCGCGCCCCGCGGTTTGGGGTCGTTGATGCCGGGGCGGAGCTAG
- the flgG gene encoding flagellar basal-body rod protein FlgG — MRILDIAATGMLAQQTRVEVISNNLANMNTTAYNPRRAEFADLHYQQVQRAGTVAATDGTILPTGIQLGMGVRTTAVSPMLGQGAVQETGGSLDVAIEGQGYFEVALPDGRIGYTRDGALKLTGDGLIVTAGGLEVAPGIVIPEDAQSVAINADGEVYASFTNAVEQEFLGQLNLAMFVNPRGLEAMGSNLYLETAASGQPMVAVPGEDGLGTLRQGYLEQSTVDAVREVTDLIAAQRGYELNSKVISAADQMLAAMVQIR, encoded by the coding sequence ATGCGCATTCTGGATATCGCTGCCACCGGCATGTTGGCCCAACAGACGCGGGTCGAGGTGATTTCGAACAACCTCGCGAATATGAACACCACCGCCTATAATCCGCGCCGCGCGGAATTCGCCGATCTGCATTATCAACAGGTACAGCGCGCAGGCACGGTTGCGGCCACCGATGGCACGATCCTGCCCACCGGCATCCAACTGGGGATGGGCGTGCGCACCACCGCCGTCTCGCCCATGCTGGGCCAGGGCGCGGTGCAGGAAACCGGCGGCTCACTGGATGTGGCGATCGAGGGGCAAGGTTATTTCGAAGTCGCTTTGCCCGACGGCCGCATCGGTTACACCCGCGATGGTGCGCTGAAACTGACAGGCGATGGGCTGATCGTCACCGCCGGCGGGCTGGAGGTCGCCCCCGGCATTGTCATCCCCGAGGACGCGCAATCCGTCGCGATCAACGCCGATGGCGAGGTCTATGCCAGTTTTACCAATGCCGTCGAACAGGAGTTTTTAGGGCAGCTGAACCTTGCGATGTTCGTGAATCCGCGCGGGCTCGAGGCGATGGGATCAAACCTTTATCTCGAGACGGCCGCCTCTGGGCAGCCAATGGTGGCGGTGCCCGGCGAAGATGGGCTCGGCACCTTGCGGCAGGGTTATCTGGAACAAAGCACCGTCGATGCGGTGCGCGAGGTGACCGATCTGATCGCCGCCCAGCGCGGTTATGAACTGAATTCAAAGGTTATTTCAGCGGCCGATCAGATGCTGGCAGCCATGGTTCAAATTCGATGA
- a CDS encoding EscU/YscU/HrcU family type III secretion system export apparatus switch protein: MSEEAAGADKSHDPTPKKLEDARKKGDHPKSADLTIAAAYGGYYLGLTALGAGLALAAVNQLGGLLYHADGLATDAFSAPAHVVLRPLLSITSLAVLPLITVPAMLALLSLFAQRALVFAPSKLVPKLSRISPLAVAKQKFGLAGIIEFLKSAAKLLLYTGALAWFLSTNFDEIAATPAMPARSVLVFMGQMLAAMLLIALVISLVLGVLDAVWQQIRHLRDNRMSRQEVMDEMKESEGDPHTRQQRRQRGIAIAMNQVAAEVPKASVIIVNPTHYAVALQWQPDSRRAPVCLAKGIDEVALRMRQIAQEHGVPIQSDPLTARALYAQTEVGQEISRQHYAAVAAAIRFADDMRRRAARG; encoded by the coding sequence ATGAGTGAGGAGGCGGCGGGCGCCGATAAATCCCACGATCCAACCCCGAAAAAGCTAGAGGATGCGCGTAAAAAGGGTGACCATCCAAAGTCCGCCGACCTGACTATCGCAGCAGCCTATGGCGGCTATTATCTTGGCCTGACGGCTTTGGGCGCCGGGCTTGCGCTGGCCGCCGTGAACCAGCTGGGCGGCTTGCTATATCATGCAGATGGCCTTGCCACGGATGCCTTTTCTGCCCCCGCACATGTGGTGCTTCGCCCACTTCTATCGATCACGAGCCTTGCGGTCTTGCCGCTTATTACCGTTCCAGCCATGCTTGCGCTGCTGAGCCTTTTTGCACAACGTGCGCTGGTTTTCGCGCCCAGCAAGCTGGTGCCAAAGCTGTCACGGATCTCGCCCCTTGCGGTGGCAAAGCAGAAGTTCGGTCTTGCCGGGATAATCGAATTCCTGAAAAGCGCGGCAAAACTGCTGCTTTATACAGGGGCGCTTGCGTGGTTTTTGTCGACGAATTTTGATGAGATCGCGGCAACTCCCGCCATGCCCGCGCGTTCTGTGCTGGTTTTTATGGGGCAGATGCTGGCCGCTATGTTGCTGATCGCACTGGTGATCTCGTTGGTGCTGGGGGTTCTGGATGCGGTTTGGCAGCAGATACGTCACCTTCGCGATAACCGGATGAGCCGCCAAGAGGTGATGGACGAAATGAAGGAAAGCGAGGGCGACCCCCATACCCGTCAGCAACGCCGTCAGCGCGGGATTGCCATTGCGATGAACCAAGTCGCAGCCGAGGTGCCAAAGGCCAGCGTGATCATCGTCAATCCGACCCATTACGCGGTTGCGCTGCAATGGCAGCCCGACAGCCGCCGCGCGCCGGTCTGCCTTGCCAAAGGGATCGACGAAGTGGCCTTGCGCATGCGGCAGATCGCGCAAGAGCATGGCGTGCCAATCCAATCCGACCCGCTCACCGCCCGCGCGCTTTACGCGCAAACCGAGGTCGGGCAAGAGATCAGCCGCCAGCATTATGCGGCGGTTGCCGCTGCAATCCGATTTGCCGATGACATGCGCAGACGCGCAGCAAGGGGGTGA
- the fliE gene encoding flagellar hook-basal body complex protein FliE, with amino-acid sequence MDIRSTLASRAYDAVRAQPQVSDSAGSYFSSAAAEFAATLQQGEAAAMGAMTGDYDPHALVTALAQSELAIETAVTIRNKVVEAYQEILRMAV; translated from the coding sequence ATGGATATTCGCAGCACGCTTGCCTCGCGCGCCTATGATGCGGTGCGGGCACAGCCCCAGGTCAGCGATAGTGCGGGCAGCTACTTTAGTTCTGCCGCCGCCGAATTCGCCGCCACCTTACAACAAGGAGAGGCCGCCGCGATGGGCGCCATGACCGGCGATTATGATCCCCATGCATTGGTCACCGCGCTGGCGCAAAGCGAGCTGGCGATCGAGACGGCTGTGACCATCCGCAACAAGGTCGTCGAGGCCTATCAAGAAATTCTACGGATGGCGGTCTAA
- a CDS encoding MotE family protein has product MRTLQVVVGLLAVSGLIRFGLVAGSATAAEGLPPSLDLPASAEEGCGASAAVLAALQSREGQVAAREGAVADRLRALDVIEQRVTAQLAALAQAEADLAATMALADQAAGNDLATLAAVYQEMKPEEAAAIFTAMDPVFAAGFLAMMRPQTSAAILARLEPAQAYGITAIIAGRNTGAPTL; this is encoded by the coding sequence ATGAGGACATTGCAAGTTGTTGTGGGGTTATTGGCGGTCTCGGGGCTGATCCGTTTTGGTCTTGTTGCTGGCAGCGCGACAGCTGCCGAGGGGCTGCCGCCGAGCCTGGATCTGCCCGCAAGCGCTGAGGAGGGCTGTGGTGCAAGCGCGGCCGTTTTGGCGGCGCTGCAATCGCGCGAGGGGCAGGTGGCCGCGCGCGAGGGGGCGGTGGCGGATCGCCTGCGCGCACTGGATGTCATCGAGCAGCGCGTCACCGCGCAGCTTGCCGCCCTCGCGCAGGCTGAGGCGGATTTGGCGGCAACCATGGCGCTGGCGGATCAGGCGGCAGGCAACGACCTTGCAACTTTGGCCGCCGTCTATCAGGAAATGAAGCCCGAAGAGGCGGCCGCGATTTTCACCGCCATGGACCCCGTCTTTGCCGCCGGGTTTTTGGCGATGATGCGCCCGCAAACCTCGGCTGCGATATTGGCGCGGCTTGAGCCTGCACAAGCCTATGGAATCACAGCTATTATTGCCGGTCGAAATACAGGTGCGCCAACGCTTTAG
- the flgA gene encoding flagellar basal body P-ring formation chaperone FlgA has product MRALALALSLIAGTAQADYVVAQRNLPANGIITADLLGLRPGEVPGAITDPSEIIGLEARTPIYAGRPLQASQFGQPAIVQRNQVIAMQFTRGALTIMAEGRALERAGPGDLIRVMNLQSRTTIMARIGVEGTAYVTP; this is encoded by the coding sequence ATGAGGGCGCTTGCACTTGCATTGTCCCTGATCGCGGGCACCGCGCAGGCGGATTATGTCGTGGCACAGCGCAACCTGCCCGCCAATGGCATCATAACCGCAGATCTGTTGGGCCTGCGCCCAGGCGAGGTGCCCGGCGCCATCACCGATCCCTCCGAGATCATCGGCCTCGAGGCGCGCACCCCGATCTATGCGGGGCGCCCCTTGCAAGCCAGTCAGTTCGGCCAACCCGCGATTGTGCAGCGCAATCAGGTCATTGCCATGCAATTTACTCGCGGCGCGCTGACGATCATGGCCGAGGGGCGCGCATTAGAGCGCGCCGGCCCCGGCGATCTGATCCGCGTCATGAATTTGCAATCGCGCACCACCATCATGGCCCGCATCGGGGTCGAGGGGACGGCCTATGTTACGCCCTAG
- the flgC gene encoding flagellar basal body rod protein FlgC produces MADFSTTLSIAASGMQAQASRMRFTSENIANADTPGYHRKLVSFRAAHANDGTVEASRVRLDRAPLAEIYDPAHPLANDQGNYSGSNVDLLIEIADAREASRSYEANLKVFDQVRQMSTSLLDLLRR; encoded by the coding sequence ATGGCTGATTTTTCAACCACTTTATCCATCGCAGCCAGCGGAATGCAGGCGCAAGCCAGCCGTATGCGGTTTACCTCGGAAAATATCGCGAATGCCGACACGCCCGGCTATCACCGCAAATTGGTCAGCTTTCGCGCGGCGCATGCCAATGACGGCACGGTCGAGGCCAGCCGCGTGCGTCTGGATCGCGCGCCTTTGGCCGAGATTTACGACCCCGCGCATCCCCTTGCCAATGATCAGGGGAATTATAGCGGCTCGAACGTCGATCTTCTGATCGAGATCGCCGACGCGCGCGAGGCGAGCCGCAGTTACGAGGCGAATTTGAAGGTCTTTGACCAAGTTCGCCAGATGTCGACCTCTTTACTTGATCTGCTTCGTCGATAG
- a CDS encoding flagellar biosynthetic protein FliQ, which produces MLSEAQIYDTLRAGLWAAFLMSTPILVVALVAGLIVGLFQALTSVQEMTLTFVPKLAAIVVVFWLTMGFMTRTLTAYFHGVLVPLIAGG; this is translated from the coding sequence ATGCTGTCCGAGGCCCAGATCTATGACACGTTGCGCGCGGGCCTTTGGGCCGCTTTCCTGATGTCGACGCCAATTTTGGTCGTGGCGTTGGTCGCGGGCCTGATCGTTGGCCTGTTTCAGGCGCTGACATCCGTGCAGGAAATGACCCTGACCTTTGTGCCGAAACTCGCCGCGATTGTGGTCGTGTTCTGGCTAACGATGGGGTTCATGACCCGCACCCTCACCGCCTATTTTCACGGCGTTTTAGTGCCCCTGATTGCTGGAGGGTAA
- a CDS encoding flagellar basal body-associated FliL family protein, with amino-acid sequence MKKILLPMILTVIGTASGIGAGIITARPAVEAVPTIIPPTHTYVPLDEPFVVPILRDEMTRAIVVAALGIEIDAAQASIVAPAMPKLRDQFLQVLYDHANTGGFDGLFTAPDVMRRLRDRLKSAAVETLGNGVHDILVTDLSRQEY; translated from the coding sequence ATGAAAAAGATCCTTCTGCCCATGATACTGACTGTGATCGGCACTGCATCGGGGATCGGGGCAGGCATCATCACGGCCCGCCCTGCGGTCGAGGCCGTGCCGACCATCATCCCACCGACACATACCTATGTGCCGCTGGATGAGCCCTTCGTCGTGCCGATCTTGCGTGATGAAATGACCCGCGCCATCGTTGTCGCAGCGCTCGGCATCGAGATTGACGCGGCGCAAGCCAGCATCGTCGCCCCGGCGATGCCCAAATTGCGCGACCAATTCCTGCAGGTGCTTTACGATCATGCGAATACGGGGGGATTTGACGGGCTGTTCACCGCGCCGGATGTAATGCGGCGCCTGCGTGACCGCCTGAAAAGCGCCGCCGTTGAGACACTCGGCAATGGGGTGCATGATATATTGGTGACTGACCTTAGCCGTCAGGAATACTAG
- a CDS encoding flagellar hook-basal body complex protein, producing the protein MDNTGYASLTRQTGLLHEMRAIANNIANANTTGYRAEGVAFSEYVVRLGPQSQSLSLATARVRQTDFSQGDIGATGASFDLAIEGEGFFMIDHPEGPMLTRAGAFTLGPDGVLLSADGYPLLDAGEAPVMIPAEAGPVLIGADGTISAGGDVIGQIGLFTPTDPLSVTRTSGTGFFSDDNMPYLEGQIRQGHLEGSNVNAIAQIARMIEVQRAYEFGQSLADREDERIRSTVQLMSR; encoded by the coding sequence ATGGATAACACAGGCTATGCCTCACTGACGCGGCAAACCGGCCTGCTGCACGAGATGCGCGCCATTGCCAATAATATCGCGAATGCGAACACCACCGGCTATCGGGCCGAAGGCGTGGCGTTCAGCGAATATGTCGTGCGCCTTGGGCCGCAAAGCCAGTCGCTGTCACTGGCCACCGCCCGCGTGCGGCAGACCGATTTCAGCCAGGGTGATATCGGCGCGACGGGCGCAAGTTTCGATCTTGCGATTGAAGGCGAAGGCTTTTTCATGATCGACCACCCCGAAGGCCCGATGCTGACGCGCGCCGGTGCCTTTACGCTTGGCCCCGATGGCGTGCTGCTGAGTGCCGACGGCTATCCTCTGCTGGACGCGGGCGAGGCGCCGGTGATGATCCCGGCAGAGGCGGGTCCGGTGCTGATCGGCGCGGACGGCACGATCTCGGCGGGGGGCGATGTCATTGGTCAGATTGGGCTTTTCACCCCGACCGATCCATTGTCCGTCACCCGCACCAGCGGCACCGGCTTTTTCAGTGATGACAACATGCCCTACCTTGAGGGGCAGATCCGCCAAGGCCATCTGGAGGGATCGAACGTCAACGCCATCGCGCAGATCGCCCGCATGATCGAGGTGCAACGCGCCTATGAATTCGGCCAAAGCCTCGCCGACCGCGAGGATGAGCGTATCCGATCCACCGTCCAATTGATGAGCCGCTAG
- the flgH gene encoding flagellar basal body L-ring protein FlgH has translation MLRPSLLLACAMTLSACGGGTPLVGQPQLTPSLMSDEHLAMVSSDMPMSLGPLNTGASLWSGTRNSLLGDRRAMQRGDILTVVISINDRAEFSNSSGQSRTASQDMSVGALLGLPERAAEVLHGGATLNPGIQLDSSSNFNGTGSVSRNERLTLRVAATVIGTLPNGALEIIGSQEIRVNNEIRELTVTGFVRTADINRQNEVSYDRIASARISYGGRGPISVAQSPRYGQQIIDRIAPF, from the coding sequence ATGTTACGCCCTAGCCTGCTCCTCGCCTGCGCGATGACACTGTCGGCTTGCGGTGGCGGCACGCCTTTGGTCGGCCAGCCGCAGCTGACACCCAGCCTGATGTCGGATGAGCATCTGGCCATGGTGTCGTCAGACATGCCGATGTCGTTAGGCCCTCTCAATACTGGCGCTTCGCTGTGGTCCGGCACGCGCAACTCTCTGCTGGGCGACCGGCGCGCGATGCAGCGGGGGGATATTCTGACGGTCGTAATCTCGATCAACGATCGGGCAGAATTTTCGAATTCCTCAGGCCAAAGCCGCACCGCATCACAGGATATGAGCGTTGGAGCCCTGCTGGGCCTGCCCGAACGCGCCGCAGAAGTCCTGCATGGCGGGGCAACGCTGAATCCGGGAATCCAGCTGGATTCTTCTAGCAATTTCAATGGGACAGGCTCGGTTAGCCGCAATGAGCGCCTGACCTTGCGCGTTGCGGCAACCGTAATCGGCACCCTGCCCAATGGGGCGCTGGAAATCATTGGCAGTCAGGAAATCCGGGTGAACAACGAAATTCGCGAATTGACTGTGACCGGCTTTGTCCGCACCGCAGACATCAATCGCCAAAATGAGGTCAGCTATGACCGCATCGCCTCGGCCCGAATTTCATACGGTGGGCGCGGGCCGATCTCGGTCGCGCAAAGCCCGCGCTATGGGCAACAGATTATCGACCGCATTGCCCCGTTCTAA